Proteins encoded in a region of the Uloborus diversus isolate 005 chromosome 1, Udiv.v.3.1, whole genome shotgun sequence genome:
- the LOC129234227 gene encoding paternally-expressed gene 3 protein-like, which yields MKFLIFALLVLSVSADYHSYSPYSYGSYNIPSSYSQGLGYGLGYGSSLYGSSYGGYGSYYQPASYSSGSYYETADVEPMLDTVYEAPKYHYKNVAVAPKYTTSYVSKPAARSYAAPAVSYIQEAKPAVTSYVSPAISYAKPARTSYVAPAVSYAKPAVTSYVAPAVTYAKPAVQSYVAPSFRYTKPAARSYVAPAITYEKPSVTSYVAPTVTYEKPSVTSYVAPAVTHTHVQPAVTSYVAPAVSYAKPAVTSYVAPAVSYAKPAVTSYVAPAISYAKPAVTSYVAPAVSYAKPAVASYSYVEDAKPAVVSYSADLGDSSYNRYYENASPIYSFSADSYPSYTYSSSSILNPFSYTNSYGSYGSSPYSYYYKK from the exons AAGGACTAGGCTATGGATTAGGCTACGGCAGCTCTTTGTATGGTTCTTCCTATGGCGGATATGGAAGCTACTACCAACCAGCCAG CTATTCATCTGGAAGTTATTATGAGACTGCCGATGTTGAACCAATGTTGGACACGGTTTATGAAGCTCCCAAGTATCACTACAAGAATGTTGCCGTTGCACCCAAATACACAACTTCTTACGTTAGCAAGCCAGCCGCAAGATCTTACGCTGCTCCTGCAGTAAGCTACATTCAAGAAGCTAAACCAGCTGTCACTTCTTACGTATCCCCTGCCATTAGCTATGCTAAACCTGCTCGAACATCCTACGTGGCACCTGCCGTAAGCTATGCCAAGCCCGCAGTCACATCCTACGTGGCACCAGCCGTAACCTACGCTAAGCCTGCTGTTCAATCCTACGTAGCACCGTCCTTCCGCTACACCAAGCCTGCAGCCAGATCTTACGTAGCACCCGCCATCACCTATGAAAAGCCTTCAGTCACCTCCTACGTGGCCCCCACCGTCACATATGAAAAGCCTTCAGTCACCTCCTACGTGGCACCCGCTGTCACCCACACCCACGTCCAACCAGCAGTCACATCTTACGTAGCACCAGCCGTGAGCTACGCCAAGCCAGCAGTGACGTCCTACGTAGCACCAGCCGTGAGCTACGCCAAGCCAGCAGTGACATCCTACGTTGCACCCGCCATCAGCTACGCCAAGCCAGCTGTCACATCCTACGTTGCACCAGCCGTCAGCTACGCCAAGCCAGCAGTCGCATCATACAGTTACGTTGAAGATGCTAAACCAGCTGTCGTAAGCTACAGTGCAGACCTTGGAGATTCCTCTTACAATAGGTATTACGAAAACGCCTCTCCCATTTACAGCTTCTCGGCTGATAGTTATCCTTCATACACATACTCCTCCTCTTCAATCCTAAACCCATTCTCCTACACTAATTCGTACGGCTCTTACGGCTCTTCTCCTTACAGCTATTACTACAAGAAGTAA